GCAAAGCGCATGTCATGTGCCCTAGTTGCAAGCAGGAAGTTGAAGGAGTTGAGTTTGTTAAGCAGCAAATGGCACGGGGAGAGTCAGAAGAAACCATTCAAAGTAAGCTGAACGCGGTCATTAAAAGTGCCAAAGAACCTCTTTATCCCAAAATTTTTCAAGCTCTTGTGGTGTTGGCTATCGTAATTTTTTATGCCTGCTACCTTTACGCAAGTCAGCAAATGAAGAAAGCGATTGAAATGTATCTTGAAAACCCAGCTGCTAATGTATTGTTAGTGCTTAAAGCGGATGATCTGGGCGACTATCCTTATATGGTATGCTATGTTTCTCAAGTTGAAGGGGATATGCTTGTACTACAAGAGTGGAAGTATAGCTATGGTAGTCGTCGAGATGCACGTAACAGTTTAGAAACTGTCGAGCGTAGTATTCAAAAAAATCAAGTAGAAGAGAAGTTTTATGAAGAAAAAGTTGTTTCGAAATCAGTATTCTCGGAATACCCTATTGAAGAAGTCTATAATATCGGTTAATTTTTCTGAAAAATGAAAGCCCCCAAATGGGGCTTTCTTTTTAAAAAAACTGTCTAATTCCGACACAGACCGATTGGGAAAGTGTATGACGAACACCTCGTCTGAATTTATAATCGATCGATGCTTCCACATGTTGGCATATGGGATAAGTTAGACCTAAAATAACCTGACGCGCGCATCCAGATCTTGTATGCTTAAAGCGATGTCTAGAAGCTGAAATAACAAAATGGGTTGCTTCAACACCCACACCAAAGCCTACATAAGGATTTATTAAACATCCTAAATAAAGGTCATAAAAAAAATTGCCCATAACACAGTAGCTGCGGGCATGTCCACAAGAAAACTTTTCATCTCCAAAGCGAACACTTTTCAAATTATTTCGGTGATAGCTGCCTTCTACTTCTGCACGGAAAGCATCAAAAAAAGCACAGCCTCCCACTAGCGAAATGGCGTAACCATCGTCATATTTTAAATGATTATGGGTATGTGATTTATGTAGAAAATTGACCCCGCCAAAGAGCCCCCCATAATAGCCTTCTGATGCAGAGAGTGCGAGGGGAAGGACTAAAAGCGCAAGGAATAGTCGCATGTTTTTTAACATGATATTGATCTCCAAAAAGTTCGTTATGTGCCTCTATCAAAAGAGCGCGGAAGCAAAAACTAGCATTGTAATTAAGCAGATAGACAAATTCAACTAAAAAGCTTTTTATCCGAAAACCTACAGGAACAAATTCATTGACATCTTCATTTAAGTCTAATAAATCCTAAGGATAGGGTAGTCACAATGAATAGAGGTTTTAAATGGCACATCGTATCGAAACTGACAGCATGGGTGAAATGAAAGTTCCGCAAGAGGCTTATTACGGGGCCCAAACCGCGCGGTCATTGATTTTTTTTAATATTGGACATGAAATTACTCCCCAATGTGTTATCCGAGCTCTCGCCATAATCAAAAAAGCGGCCGCATTGACTAATATGGAGTTAGGCAAGTTATCTAAAGAAAAAGGTAAATGGATTATTCAAGCTGCAGATGAAGTGATTACTGGAAAGCTCCATCTTCATTTTCCTTTGCGAATTTGGCAAACGGGTAGTGGCACGCAAACGAATATGAATATGAACGAGGTTATATCCAATAGAGCCATTGAATTAGCGGGAGGCGTCATTGGCAGTAAAAAGCCGATTCATCCGAATGATGACGTCAATATGAGTCAATCCTCTAACGACACCTATCCAACCGCTATGCATATTGCTGCAGTCGAAGAAATCACACACCGGTTGTTACCTACAGTGAAGCACATGCGTGATGCCTTGGCAAAAAAAAGTGAAACATTTCAGGATATTATCAAAATTGGGCGCACCCATTTAATGGATGCCACTCCGCTATCTTTAACCCAGGAATTTTCCGGGTATATTGCGCAACTAGATGATAATTTAGCCAACATAGAAGCGACTTT
This portion of the Parachlamydia acanthamoebae genome encodes:
- a CDS encoding zinc-ribbon domain-containing protein → MYIVYGINPIHLVSHTLPIACSNCNHAQQQIDVYKNYFSLFWIPLIPFFRKAHVMCPSCKQEVEGVEFVKQQMARGESEETIQSKLNAVIKSAKEPLYPKIFQALVVLAIVIFYACYLYASQQMKKAIEMYLENPAANVLLVLKADDLGDYPYMVCYVSQVEGDMLVLQEWKYSYGSRRDARNSLETVERSIQKNQVEEKFYEEKVVSKSVFSEYPIEEVYNIG
- a CDS encoding outer membrane beta-barrel protein; the encoded protein is MLKNMRLFLALLVLPLALSASEGYYGGLFGGVNFLHKSHTHNHLKYDDGYAISLVGGCAFFDAFRAEVEGSYHRNNLKSVRFGDEKFSCGHARSYCVMGNFFYDLYLGCLINPYVGFGVGVEATHFVISASRHRFKHTRSGCARQVILGLTYPICQHVEASIDYKFRRGVRHTLSQSVCVGIRQFF